A region of Takifugu flavidus isolate HTHZ2018 chromosome 2, ASM371156v2, whole genome shotgun sequence DNA encodes the following proteins:
- the LOC130521566 gene encoding AN1-type zinc finger protein 3-like isoform X3, which yields MGDTGSEGSKPPSNINVLPPRCPCGFWGSSKTMNLCSKCFADVQKKQPEDDVDDSKDCSPKNSSNCSQTDMYCNETDGSIRQSLSTTGHLLPVQVRAASFPPHAVSPESDLLPNKRARLREVPEDEESSSLSSFTALSPSCSSAKQRSRRRCHFCRTKLELVQQEMGSCRCGFVFCSLHRLPELHGCLFDHLGHGRQEAVQKVVKLRRKVGRSCQRIGEEFS from the exons ATGGGGGACACAGGGAGCGAAGGCAGCAAGCCTCCGAGTAACATCAACGTCCTCCCTCCTCGATGCCCCTGTGGTTTCTGGGG CTCAAGCAAAACTATGAATCTCTGCTCCAAATGTTTTGCAG ATGTTCAGAAGAAACAACCGGAGGATGACGTTGACGACAGTAAAGATTGTTCACCAAAGAACTCGTCAAACTGCAGCCAAACAGATATGTACTGCAATGAGACAGACGGCAGCATTCGTCAGTCACTCAGCACAACAGGACACCTGCTGCCAGTGCAAGTGAGAGCAGCATCGTTCCCTCCTCACGCTG TGTCTCCGGAAAGTGACCTTTTACCCAACAAGCGGGCAAGATTGAGAGAAGTGCCAGAGGATGAAGAGTCCTCATCACTATCGTCTTTCACTGCATTATCACCGTCCTGCAGCAGCGCTAAACAGCGGAGCCGCAGACGCTGCCATTTCTGCCGAACCAAGCTGGAGCTGGTGCAGCAAGAGATGGGTTCGTGCCGCTGTG GGTTTGTGTTCTGCTCTCTTCACCGGCTTCCAGAACTACATGGCTGCCTGTTTGACCACCTGGGCCACGGCCGCCAGGAAGCTGTCCAGAAGGTGGTGAAGCTTAGACGCAAGGTGGGCCGATCCTGCCAGCGCATCGGCGAAGAGTTCTCCTGA